The window CCTTTCAACGCTGGCGTTATTACAGTTGGGAAAATAAGTGGTGGTACAGTTAGAAATATTATATCTAACTCTATCGATTTTTATGGTACAATTAGAGCATATTCTCAAGAAGATACTGAGTTTATCATAAAAAGAATGAAAGAAATACATACTGGAATAGAAATAGCTTTCAATGTAAAAATTGAAAATGAATTTAGAATTCTTTATCCTCCTGTAATAAATGATGAATCTCTTTATAAAAAATTTCTAAAGATTTCTTCACAATTTAACTTCATTCAAGGAGAAGCTTTAGCTTTAGCTGAAGATTTTGCTTTCTATCAAGAAAAAGTTCCTGGAATATTTTTTCTGTTAGGCACTAGAAATAAAGAAAAAAAATTCACTTCCCCTCTACATAGCTCTTCATTTAATTTTGATGAAAAAGTACTTCTTGAGGGAGTCAAACTTTTTGCAAAACTTTTGGAGGAAACTAATGAAATATAAAATGATTGTTACTGATCTTGATGATACTTTACTAAATTCTCAAGGAAAAGTATCTTTAAAAGATAAAGAATCAATACTGAAAGCTCAAGAAGAAGGAATAATATTTGTTCTTGCTTCAGGAAGACCAACATATGCCATGAGAGATTTGGCCAAAGAACTAAAACTCGATAAATATGGTAGCTATATTCTATCTTACAATGGCTCTATTATAACTAATTGCAAAACTAATAAAAATATTTTAGAAGAAACTCTTACTAAAGATGAAATTCATCAACTTTATGACTTTAGTAAAAAAAATAATGTTGAAATTATAACTTACTTAGATGATACAATAGTTTCAGAAAATTATAGTTCTTATATTGAAGTGGAAGTTGAGTTAACAAAAATGCCTTTTGAAAAAGTTAAAAACTTTAAAGCTACAATAGATAAGGACTGCGTTAAATGTATACTACTTGAAGAACCATCATATCTTAAAAAAGTAGAAGAAAAATTAAAAAACGAATTAGGAAAAAATTTCTCTATCGCTATTTCTAAACCATTTTTTTTAGAAGTTACAAAACTAGGTGTTGATAAAGGAAGCTCACTTTTAAAATTAGCTAAAAAGTTAAATATCCGACAAGAAGAAATCATTGTTGTAGGAGATTCTTATAATGACCTACCTATGCTTAAAATAGCTGGGTTACCTGCATGTGTTGAAAATGCAAAACCTGAAATAAAAGAGATTTGTAAGTTTATTTCAACTTCAAATAACAATAATGGAATGACAAATATTATTGAAAATTTAATTTTAAAAAAATAAAGTGATTAATCACTTTATTTTTTAAGTTAAATACTTTGACAATAAAAATAATTGACATATAAAGTTTATTATGTTAATATTTTTATATAAAAATTTTGGAGGTAGTTTATGCAAGTTTTCATTCATCATATATATGAATTTGAAAAAGGAATAAGAAACTTAATTTTACACACTATTTCTGAAGACTTGTTAAGTTTTGTAGAGAATAGATTGAATTCAAAAAATATAGCTTATAAAATATATAAAATCAAAAATGGAAGATACAATATTTTTTTTGGAGATGATTCTTGTATTAATGTCATAAAAAAAATTAATAAATCTAACCTATCTGAATATACAGCAGAAGAAGATTTTATTCTTGGAATTATGCTTGGCTACGATAGAAAGAAGCAATGTGATAGATATATTTTTTTTAAAAATAAAGAAAACACTAAAGTTTCATAAAGGAGGAGATGAAAATGATTGCTATAGTTGGGGGGTTAAAAAGAGGAGAACGAGAATATTTAGATTTACTAAAAACTTATAATCTAAAAGGAAAAGTTTATAATACTCAATGTCCAAATTTTTGTAAAAAAATTAAAAATTGTGAAATGTGCATAATTTTTACTAACTTGGTAAGTCATAATCTTTTGAACAACTGTAATAAAGTTTGCAAAACACAAAACATTCCTATTGTTCATTTAACTAATAATAGTATCTCAAAACTAAAAGAAAACTTAGATAAAGTATATAAATGAAAAAAGATTGCATATTAATGCAATCTTTTTTTTATAAAATCAATCCAGCTTAAAACCCTCATATTTTTTAATAAAATTAAAATTAAAAAATAAATAACTCCATATATTATTGGAACTGCTATTAAGGATATCAAATTTCCTAATTCTCTTATAGAATTTATCTTTAAATATATACCACAAGCTATTATAATTCCAACAATAATAGTTAAAACTCTATCTTTTGTCATAATTTTATAATCACAATATAGTTTTTTCATTTTGCCTATTTTTATTAGAGCTACTATAACTTCGGTAATTAAAGTTGCTAAAGCTGCTCCATTTCTTAAATATATTGGGATTAAAAAGTAATTTAATCCTATATTTAAAAATACGCCAAATATAGATATCAATAATATATCTTTTTCTAAATCATTTGGTAGCATAACTTGGCCACCTACAAAAGTACCTAATGCTAAAAATCCTAAACATGGAGACATTATTATCATAGTTTCTATTGCACCCTTAAAATCAGGACCTGAAAATAATAATGTAAATTCTCTAGCTAAAATCATCATTAACAAAGTAGCTGGAACTCCTACTATAAAACAATAATCTATAAAAACATCTATATTTTTATAAATATTTTGCTTTTCTTTTCTCTTAATTGCTCCAATTATTCTTGGAGATAAAACTGTTCCTAGTGTTAAAATTACCGGTAAAACCATTTTATACATTTTTACTGCTGCTGTATATAATCCTACTTCTGTATCGTTTATCATAATACCTAACATTGTTGTATCAATACTTCCATATATACCAATTGTAAAAATATATAAAAATATTATAAACATATTACTCGTATGTCTTTTAAAGTTCAAATCTTTAAAATAAAAATATTTTCTTACACTAATCACATCAATTATTCTTGCTAGTACTTCTGGAACAACTAAAAGCAAGGCATATAAATAATAATCACTTGGAGTTTTTATGAAATAAAATAAAAATCCTAAAGATAAAACTCTAATTGTAAATGATCTTATTAACCTTCTTTTATGATTTTCCATAACAACAAAAAAATGATTTATATGAAAGCATTCAAATAGAACTTGAATTGCAAAAATATAAAATATTAACTTCTCTTGATAAAACTTTCCATAAAATTGGACTGTTATTAATAAAAGAATTAAAGAACCTATACTACTCAAAATTGTCATTATGAATAGTTCTGTAAATATTTTTTTAAATTCAACCCAATCTCCAATTCCTTTTGCTCTAGATAGCTCTTTTATTCCATAATTTGGAGCTCCTAGCACTGAAATAATCAAAAAATAAGCTACAACTCCCTGAACAAAATATACCTTTCCTAAATATTCAGGCATTAATATTCTCGAAATATAAGGAAAGGTTATTATTGGAAAAATTGTGTTACTTATTATAAGTAGAACATTATATAGATAATTTTTAGAAACTGACATTTTGCATCTTCCTTTTTAAGATTCTTTTGGATTATAAAAAATATACGCTATTGTAAATACAGATAATATCATTTGATACCATAATAAAGGTATTATATCAAAAGGAGAAACTTTCCCACCTGCAAAGCTTAACATGATAAGCATTTGTGCACCGTAAGGAATTGCTCCTTGAGCTATACATGAAAATATATCTAATACTGATGCTGCCTTTTTAGGATCTACTCCATATCTATCAGATATTTTTTTAGCAATTGGTCCATTTATTATTATTGCCACTGTATTATTTGCTACAGCCATATCAGTTAAAGTTACTAAAAGCGCCATTCCCATTTGAGCACTTTTTACACCTTTTATTCTTTTTTCAATTGTATTCATTATCCAATCTACTCCTCCAGCTTTAGTAACTAGAGACGCCAATCCACCTGTTAAAAGAGATAATAAAAATATCTCCGTCATTCCTGTAAAACCATTATAAATTTCTTTAGCATATCCTAACCA of the Cetobacterium sp. NK01 genome contains:
- a CDS encoding Cof-type HAD-IIB family hydrolase, which codes for MKYKMIVTDLDDTLLNSQGKVSLKDKESILKAQEEGIIFVLASGRPTYAMRDLAKELKLDKYGSYILSYNGSIITNCKTNKNILEETLTKDEIHQLYDFSKKNNVEIITYLDDTIVSENYSSYIEVEVELTKMPFEKVKNFKATIDKDCVKCILLEEPSYLKKVEEKLKNELGKNFSIAISKPFFLEVTKLGVDKGSSLLKLAKKLNIRQEEIIVVGDSYNDLPMLKIAGLPACVENAKPEIKEICKFISTSNNNNGMTNIIENLILKK
- a CDS encoding DUF2023 family protein, with protein sequence MQVFIHHIYEFEKGIRNLILHTISEDLLSFVENRLNSKNIAYKIYKIKNGRYNIFFGDDSCINVIKKINKSNLSEYTAEEDFILGIMLGYDRKKQCDRYIFFKNKENTKVS
- a CDS encoding DUF2325 domain-containing protein; translation: MIAIVGGLKRGEREYLDLLKTYNLKGKVYNTQCPNFCKKIKNCEMCIIFTNLVSHNLLNNCNKVCKTQNIPIVHLTNNSISKLKENLDKVYK
- a CDS encoding flippase — encoded protein: MSVSKNYLYNVLLIISNTIFPIITFPYISRILMPEYLGKVYFVQGVVAYFLIISVLGAPNYGIKELSRAKGIGDWVEFKKIFTELFIMTILSSIGSLILLLITVQFYGKFYQEKLIFYIFAIQVLFECFHINHFFVVMENHKRRLIRSFTIRVLSLGFLFYFIKTPSDYYLYALLLVVPEVLARIIDVISVRKYFYFKDLNFKRHTSNMFIIFLYIFTIGIYGSIDTTMLGIMINDTEVGLYTAAVKMYKMVLPVILTLGTVLSPRIIGAIKRKEKQNIYKNIDVFIDYCFIVGVPATLLMMILAREFTLLFSGPDFKGAIETMIIMSPCLGFLALGTFVGGQVMLPNDLEKDILLISIFGVFLNIGLNYFLIPIYLRNGAALATLITEVIVALIKIGKMKKLYCDYKIMTKDRVLTIIVGIIIACGIYLKINSIRELGNLISLIAVPIIYGVIYFLILILLKNMRVLSWIDFIKKRLH